A section of the Oryza sativa Japonica Group chromosome 1, ASM3414082v1 genome encodes:
- the LOC107276791 gene encoding probable receptor-like protein kinase At5g20050 — MPDVEAGSVVDPPQARSCCCCACLRGNTGKFLLRTATVVILFLAVRFGFARHSVGAKLAVESVAYVATACLYFCSFSSWKEKTVSGTFLAVVTVVVVSVEATTGNDHGVAILIGTIVALVVYCIWKPYQALLSCIERRLRRKAAAAATAAEPLPPEKKEDAGRPLVQAERLRAAFRIDGLLREYSHGEIQAMTDNFGCVVGRGGSATVFRGVLDDGTAVAVKRIVCDESVGEADFLSEITIVASVHHYALVGLLGYCLQPGGGRYLLYPFYENRSLDYWLFSGEERRRHVAVDVAKGLAYLHHECKNQILHLDIKPANILLDGDFRAHVSDFGISMSIGRDLTSVDTRWRGTLGYMAPEMLVNALSAKSDVYSYGMMLFELVGGRRNFELAGSGGASQARAPPDFTKEFLPCVMRDRMEEGRLMEVVDATMARGDGGGAAGVDEEEVEVVVKVALWCTQHSRDMRPGMTDVVDMLEGRAPIPPPPVRPEFLGDTFLVSCARTAMSR; from the coding sequence ATGCCAGACGTAGAGGCCGGCTCAGTTGTTGATCCTCCTCAAGCacgaagctgctgctgctgtgcctgTCTGCGAGGCAACACAGGGAAGTTCCTTCTGCGCACGGCAACTGTGGTTATCCTGTTCCTCGCGGTCCGTTTTGGCTTTGCTCGTCATAGCGTCGGGGCAAAGTTAGCTGTTGAATCAGTGGCCTACGTCGCCACTGCTTGCTTATACTTCTGCTCCTTCTCAAGCTGGAAGGAGAAGACGGTTTCCGGAACATTCCTTGCTGTAGTTACTGTAGTGGTCGTGAGTGTGGAAGCAACCACTGGAAATGACCATGGCGTCGCCATTTTGATCGGCACGATCGTGGCTCTCGTGGTGTACTGCATCTGGAAGCCTTATCAAGCACTTCTCTCCTGCATCgagcgtcgcctccgccgcaaggcggcggcggcggctactgcGGCGGAACCACTACCACCGGAGAAGAAAGAAGATGCGGGGCGTCCCCTTGTGCAGGCGGAGCGGCTGCGCGCCGCGTTTCGCATCGACGGGCTGCTCCGGGAGTACTCGCACGGCGAGATCCAGGCCATGACCGACAACTTCGGCTGCGTGGTGGGCCGAGGCGGCTCCGCCACCGTCTTCAGGGGCGTCCTcgacgacggcacggcggtCGCCGTCAAGCGGATCGTCTGTGATGAGTCCGTCGGCGAGGCCGACTTCCTGAGCGAGATCACCATCGTCGCCAGCGTGCACCACTACGCGCTGGTAGGCTTGCTCGGATACTGCCTCcagcccggcggcggccggtacCTGCTGTACCCATTCTACGAGAACCGGTCGCTCGACTACTggctcttctccggcgaggagcggaggcgccacgtcgccgtcgacgtcgcgaAGGGGCTCGCGTACCTGCACCACGAGTGCAAGAACCAGATCCTTCACCTGGACATCAAGCCGGCGAACATACTCCTCGACGGCGACTTCCGGGCGCACGTCTCCGACTTCGGCATCTCCATGTCCATCGGGAGGGACCTGACCAGCGTCGACACGCGCTGGAGGGGCACCCTCGGTTACATGGCGCCGGAGATGCTGGTCAACGCGCTGTCCGCCAAGTCCGACGTGTACAGCTACGGCATGATGCTGTTCGAGCTCGTCGGCGGACGCCGGAACTTCGAGCTCGCGGGCAGCGGGGGCGCCTCGcaggcgcgggcgccgccggatTTCACCAAGGAATTCCTCCCGTGCGTCATGCGGGACAGGATGGAGGAAGGCCGGCTCATGGAGGTGGTGGACGCCACcatggcgcgcggcgacggcggcggcgcggctggcgtcgacgaggaggaggtggaggtcgtCGTGAAGGTGGCGTTGTGGTGCACGCAGCATAGCCGGGACATGAGGCCCGGCATGACGGACGTCGTGGACATGCTCGAAGGGCGCGcccccatcccgccgccgcctgttcGTCCTGAATTTCTCGGAGACACCTTCCTCGTCAGCTGCGCGCGGACAGCTATGAGCCGGTGA
- the LOC4326247 gene encoding transcription factor GTE3, chloroplastic: MPRPKRRRSPLPPPAPPGFPTERKHHLPELQPPAVAAASPGVAGVPADLGDALLRCGKLLDKLLEHEDGWVFAEPVDARALRLVDYYLRISDPMDLGTVRRRLERRRYADPWAFAADVRLTFNNAMSYNSAGDPVYESAAELSEIFEAGWPSVLAAPPRPPDAERKRRLSGLLPRLPVGAQVTVAEIMKKRDGCLREVNGMMEVDLDRADSATLDELDRMVAEHGAALAGVVKVKQEP, encoded by the exons ATGCCTCGCCCAAAGCGCCGCCGGtcgcccttgccgccgccggcgccgcctggCTTCCCCACGGAGCGGAAACACCATCTGCCGGAGCTGCAGCCTCCAGCGGTGGCCGCGGCGTCTCCTGGCGTCGCTGGAGTTCCCGCCGATCTTGGCGACGCGCTCCTGCGCTGCGGCAAGCTCCTGGACAAGCTCCTGGAGCACGAGGACGGGTGGGTCTTCGCCGAGCCGGTGGACGcgcgcgccctccgcctcgtcgACTACTACCTGCGCATCTCCGACCCCATGGACCTCggcaccgtccgccgccgcctcgagcgcCGCCGCTACGCGGACCCGTGGgcgttcgccgccgacgtccgGCTCACCTTCAACAACGCCATGTCCTACAACAGCGCGGGCGACCCCGTGTACGAGAGCGCCGCCGAGCTCTCCGAAATCTTCGAGGCCGGGTGGCCCTCCGTTCTCGCggcgccaccgcgcccgccCGACGCCGAGCGCAAGCGGAGGCTCAGTGGTTTGCTCCCGCGGCTGCCGGTGGGTGCACAGGTGACGGTGGCCGAGATCATGAAGAAGCGGGACGGGTGCCTGCGGGAGGTGAACGGGATGATGGAGGTGGACCTGGACAGGGCGGACTCCGCGACGCTGGACGAGCTCGACCGGATGGTCGCGGAGCACGgggccgccctcgccggcgtgGTTAAGGTGAAGCAG GAGCCATGA
- the LOC4326248 gene encoding uncharacterized protein isoform X1: MAGDKTAAPPPPDAAAFSPDGELFAAVSDRRVQVWRTGGGEIIEGWTDPISAPDDSYSCIACCSVQKKHKKDGNLILVAVGTTNGQVLVLDSTGVIWKNAPHTCKVVSLHFARHGRVLYTAGMDGIICELNSRTGESKDTIKATKKPINSFTLSHDEKFMGVSSKITRLFSVSEKKEILRIPSDVGPVQLMSVSDDGRFLVSHVDNNKEVQVWSCDQNSCTIVSTASLTMQNQPKIVECTRSTSYGDGGIVLAVSKKGVAHVWHLQTLSQNEVLPTKISVKNSLDKKGRIPIISAKLCDTNEDNTVKVHVVFGSPNFLQFKVVELDDTCKDINLVAEYDELAKQDMVSPQERNLEQEAKANSKDAEPVQGKAKKRTSSVLDSTNDTTKEVNPEYNLDEPTMEEKLASLNLLNKSEITEEQPPSLAPPSADSVHVLLKQALRADDHTELLKCLYNRDEKVIVKSVSLLTPADVVKLLKFFVLLIQSRGAKLVCMLPWLQALLCRHMSSIVSQESSLLLLNSLYQLIDARTSTFKSALQLSTTLDYLFSGVSDGETDEEDAVPPIIYEDKDTDDEESEVDAMETDEESQELGDVTDASEHSDGSDIMTD; this comes from the exons ATGGCGGGCGACAAGACGGCGGCGCCCCCTCCGCCAGACGCGGCCGCCTTCTCCCCCGACGGCGAGCTCTTCGCTGCCGTCTCCGATCGGCGAGTCCAG GTATGGCGTACAGGAGGAGGAGAAATAATAGAAGGATGGACTGATCCAATTTCAGCCCCAGATGATTCATACAGTTGTATTGCATGTTGCTCTGTTCAGAAAAAG CATAAAAAGGATGGAAACCTTATTCTTGTTGCTGTTGGTACTACAAATGGTCAAGTTTTAGTTCTCGATTCTACTGGTGTCATATGGAAGAATGCTCCTCATACTTG CAAGGTTGTTTCTCTTCATTTTGCAAGACATGGGCGTGTTCTTTATACTGCTGGCATGGATGGAATTATATGTGAATTGAATTCTCGCACCGGGGAATCCAAAGACACTATTAAAGCTACGAAGAAACCAATTAATTCTTTTACACTTTCTCATG ATGAGAAGTTTATGGGTGTATCAAGTAAGATAACAAGATTATTTAGTGTGAGTGAGAAAAAAGAGATCTTGAGGATTCCTTCTGATGTT GGTCCTGTCCAGCTGATGTCTGTATCAGATGATGGACGTTTTTTGGTTTCTCATGTTGACAATAATAAGGAAGTGCAAGTGTGGTCTTGCGATCAGAATAGTTGTACCATCGTTTCTACAGCCTCCCTTACAATGCAAAATCAGCCAAAGATAGTAGAGTGTACAAGGAGCACATCATATGGAGATGGGGGCATTGTTCTCGCAGTATCGAAGAAAGGTGTTGCTCATGTCTGGCATTTACAGACCCTCTCCCAAAATGAAGTACTGCCCACAAAAATCTCAGTCAAAAATTCACTCGATAAAAAAGGCCGTATCCCAATAATTTCAGCTAAATTATGTGACACCAATGAAGACAATACTGTTAAGGTTCATGTTGTATTTGGATCACCAAACTTTTTACAGTTCAAGGTTGTAGAATTGGATGATACTTGCAAGGACATCAACTTGGTTGCAGAGTATGATGAACTAGCTAAACAAGATATGGTGTCTCCGCAGGAAAGGAATTTGGAGCAAGAAGCTAAAG CAAATAGCAAGGATGCAGAACCTGTTCAAGGAAAAGCAAAGAAAAGGACATCATCCGTTTTGGATTCCACTAATG ACACAACCAAGGAAGTGAATCCAGAGTACAATCTTGATGAACCGACCATGGAGGAAAAACTTGCAAGTCTGAATTTGCTAAACAAGTCTGAAATTACTGAAGAGCAACCACCCTCTTTAGCGCCACCAAGTGCAGATTCAGTCCATGTTTTGCTGAAGCAAGCTTTGCGTGCTGATGATCACACTGAATTGCTAAAATGCTTGTACAATAGAGATGAAAAG GTCATTGTAAAGTCAGTATCACTCCTAACACCGGCAGACGTCGTTAAGCTTCTCAAGTTCTTTGTATTGCTAATACAATCCAG GGGTGCAAAACTGGTTTGTATGCTCCCATGGCTTCAGGCTTTACTTTGTCGGCACATGAGCAGCATAGTGTCTCAGGAATCTTCTCTACTGTTGCTAAACTCACTCTATCAG CTTATTGATGCAAGAACATCAACCTTCAAGTCAGCACTTCAACTTTCAACTACCCTAGACTATCTTTTCAGCGGG GTTTCTGACGGTGAAACTGATGAGGAGGACGCTGTTCCACCGATAATATACGAGGACAAGGACACAGACGATGAAGAATCTGAAGTTGATGCTATGGAAACTGACGAGGAGAGCCAAGAGCTGGGAGACGTTACTGATGCCTCTGAGCATTCAGATGGGAGTGATATCATGACCGACTGA
- the LOC4326248 gene encoding uncharacterized protein isoform X2 — translation MEECSSYLVVSLHFARHGRVLYTAGMDGIICELNSRTGESKDTIKATKKPINSFTLSHDEKFMGVSSKITRLFSVSEKKEILRIPSDVGPVQLMSVSDDGRFLVSHVDNNKEVQVWSCDQNSCTIVSTASLTMQNQPKIVECTRSTSYGDGGIVLAVSKKGVAHVWHLQTLSQNEVLPTKISVKNSLDKKGRIPIISAKLCDTNEDNTVKVHVVFGSPNFLQFKVVELDDTCKDINLVAEYDELAKQDMVSPQERNLEQEAKANSKDAEPVQGKAKKRTSSVLDSTNDTTKEVNPEYNLDEPTMEEKLASLNLLNKSEITEEQPPSLAPPSADSVHVLLKQALRADDHTELLKCLYNRDEKVIVKSVSLLTPADVVKLLKFFVLLIQSRGAKLVCMLPWLQALLCRHMSSIVSQESSLLLLNSLYQLIDARTSTFKSALQLSTTLDYLFSGVSDGETDEEDAVPPIIYEDKDTDDEESEVDAMETDEESQELGDVTDASEHSDGSDIMTD, via the exons ATGGAAGAATGCTCCTCATACTTG GTTGTTTCTCTTCATTTTGCAAGACATGGGCGTGTTCTTTATACTGCTGGCATGGATGGAATTATATGTGAATTGAATTCTCGCACCGGGGAATCCAAAGACACTATTAAAGCTACGAAGAAACCAATTAATTCTTTTACACTTTCTCATG ATGAGAAGTTTATGGGTGTATCAAGTAAGATAACAAGATTATTTAGTGTGAGTGAGAAAAAAGAGATCTTGAGGATTCCTTCTGATGTT GGTCCTGTCCAGCTGATGTCTGTATCAGATGATGGACGTTTTTTGGTTTCTCATGTTGACAATAATAAGGAAGTGCAAGTGTGGTCTTGCGATCAGAATAGTTGTACCATCGTTTCTACAGCCTCCCTTACAATGCAAAATCAGCCAAAGATAGTAGAGTGTACAAGGAGCACATCATATGGAGATGGGGGCATTGTTCTCGCAGTATCGAAGAAAGGTGTTGCTCATGTCTGGCATTTACAGACCCTCTCCCAAAATGAAGTACTGCCCACAAAAATCTCAGTCAAAAATTCACTCGATAAAAAAGGCCGTATCCCAATAATTTCAGCTAAATTATGTGACACCAATGAAGACAATACTGTTAAGGTTCATGTTGTATTTGGATCACCAAACTTTTTACAGTTCAAGGTTGTAGAATTGGATGATACTTGCAAGGACATCAACTTGGTTGCAGAGTATGATGAACTAGCTAAACAAGATATGGTGTCTCCGCAGGAAAGGAATTTGGAGCAAGAAGCTAAAG CAAATAGCAAGGATGCAGAACCTGTTCAAGGAAAAGCAAAGAAAAGGACATCATCCGTTTTGGATTCCACTAATG ACACAACCAAGGAAGTGAATCCAGAGTACAATCTTGATGAACCGACCATGGAGGAAAAACTTGCAAGTCTGAATTTGCTAAACAAGTCTGAAATTACTGAAGAGCAACCACCCTCTTTAGCGCCACCAAGTGCAGATTCAGTCCATGTTTTGCTGAAGCAAGCTTTGCGTGCTGATGATCACACTGAATTGCTAAAATGCTTGTACAATAGAGATGAAAAG GTCATTGTAAAGTCAGTATCACTCCTAACACCGGCAGACGTCGTTAAGCTTCTCAAGTTCTTTGTATTGCTAATACAATCCAG GGGTGCAAAACTGGTTTGTATGCTCCCATGGCTTCAGGCTTTACTTTGTCGGCACATGAGCAGCATAGTGTCTCAGGAATCTTCTCTACTGTTGCTAAACTCACTCTATCAG CTTATTGATGCAAGAACATCAACCTTCAAGTCAGCACTTCAACTTTCAACTACCCTAGACTATCTTTTCAGCGGG GTTTCTGACGGTGAAACTGATGAGGAGGACGCTGTTCCACCGATAATATACGAGGACAAGGACACAGACGATGAAGAATCTGAAGTTGATGCTATGGAAACTGACGAGGAGAGCCAAGAGCTGGGAGACGTTACTGATGCCTCTGAGCATTCAGATGGGAGTGATATCATGACCGACTGA
- the LOC4326249 gene encoding malate dehydrogenase, mitochondrial: MRPSLMRSASQVLRRRRGYSSASGQPERKVAILGAAGGIGQPLSLLMKLNPLVSSLSLYDIAGTPGVAADVSHINAPAQVKGFMGDDQLGEALEGSDIVIIPAGVPRKPGMTRDDLFNINAGIVKNLCTAIAKYCPNALVNMISNPVNSTVPIAAEVFKKAGTYDEKKLFGVTTLDVVRAKTFYAGKANVPVTDVNVPVVGGHAGITILPLFSQATPATNALSDEDIKALTKRTQDGGTEVVEAKAGKGSATLSMAYAGAVFANACLKGLNGVPDVVECSFVQSTVTELPFFASKVKLGKNGVEEVLGLGQLSDFEKEGLENLKGELKASIEKGIKFANA; encoded by the exons ATGAGGCCGTCGCTGATGAGATCCGCCTCGcaggtcctccgccgccgccgcggctactcctccgcctccggccagCCGGAGCGGAAGGTCGCCAtcctcggcgcggccggcggcatcGGGCAGCCGCTCTCCCTCCTCATGAAGCTGAACCCGCtcgtctcctccctctccctctacgATATCGCCGGCAcccccggcgtcgccgccgacgtctcCCACATCAACGCCCCGGCCCAG GTGAAGGGGTTCATGGGGGATGACCAGCTCGGGGAGGCGTTGGAGGGGTCGGACATCGTGATCATCCCGGCCGGCGTGCCGAGGAAGCCCGGCATGACCAGGGACGACCTCTTCAACATCAACGCCGGCATCGTTAAGAACCTCTGCACCGCCATTGCCAAGTACTGCCCGAAT GCTCTTGTCAACATGATCAGCAACCCAGTGAATTCAACGGTCCCAATTGCTGCCGAGGTTTTCAAGAAGGCTGGGACTTACGATGAGAAGAAGTTGTTTGGTGTGACTACTCTTGATGTTGTTCGTGCTAAGACTTTCTATGCTGGAAAGGCCAATGTACCAGTTACTG ATGTGAATGTCCCAGTTGTTGGTGGTCATGCGGGTATCACCATCCTGCCACTGTTCTCACAG GCAACTCCTGCAACTAATGCGTTGTCTGATGAAGACATCAAGGCTCTTACCAAGAGAACACAGGATGGTGGGACTGAAGTTGTTGAAGCAAAGGCTGGAAAGGGCTCTGCAACCTTGTCCATGGC GTATGCTGGTGCTGTTTTCGCAAATGCTTGCTTAAAGGGTCTGAATGGAGTGCCGGACGTTGTTGAATGCTCTTTTGTGCAATCAACTGTAACAGAGCTGCCATTCTTTGCCTCCAAG GTGAAGCTTGGGAAGAATGGAGTTGAGGAAGTTCTTGGGTTGGGCCAGCTGTCAGACTTTGAGAAGGAAGGACTGGAGAATCTTAAGGGCGAGCTCAAGGCTTCAATTGAGAAGGGTATCAAATTTGCAAATGCGTAG